The Sinomonas sp. P10A9 genome contains the following window.
ACGTGGTCATTGCCAAGGCCGGGCGGCCCGTGGCGCGGCTCGTGAAGATCGACCGCCCGCATAGACGCCGGCTCGGCTTCGTGAAGGGCCATCTGCCCGACGACTTCCTCGAACCGATGGGTGAGGAGGATCTGGCCGCATGGGAAAGCCCCCTTACCTCCTCGACACCCACGCCCTCGTCTGGGCACTGACAGAACCCCGCAGGCTCTCGCGCAAGGCGAAGAACGCCCTCGAGTCGTGGGACTCCGTATTGCTCGCTTCAGCCGCCTCGGCGTACGAGCTCTCCTACAAGCGGCGCATGGGCAGGCTTCCAGGACTCGATGGACTCTTCGTGGGGTATCGCCGGCATGTGCTCGAGCTGGTCTCGGAGGAAATCGGCATCTCCGGGGTCCACGCACTCGAGGCTGGGCAGCTCGACTGGGGGCACCGCGATCCCTTCGATCGGCTCATCGCCGTGCAAGCGCTCGTTGAGGGCTTCGGTTTGATCACGGCGGACCCCCCGTTCAGGGACGTCGAAGGCCTCGATGTCCTGTGGTGAGCGGCCGTCTCCTGCGTCTTCTAGGCTTGTCCAGTGCCACTTTCCATCTGGGGCGCCCTGGTGGGCGCCTGCCTGCTCATCAGCTTCACCCCCGGCGCGGGCGCCATCAACACGATGAGCAACTCGCTCACCTCGGGGTTCCGCCGGGCCATCTGGGGCGTGCTCGGGCAGCAGGCGGCGCTCGTGGTGCACCTCGCTATCGTGGCGGCCGGTCTGGGGGTGCTCGTGGCCAGCTCCCCCACGGCGTTCAACGTGATCCGATACCTCGGCGCCGCGTACCTCATGTACCTCGGGGTCCGGCAGTTCGTCAGCAAGCCGGACACCTCGCCGGACGCCGTCACCTCTCTGGCGAGGGAGCCCGCGTGGTCGATGTTCCGTCGCGGCCTGTGGGTCAATCTCCTCAACCCCAAGGCCATCGTCTTCTTCCTCGCGTTCATCCCGGGGTTCGTGCGGCCCGACCTGCCGCTGTGGAGTCAGTACCTCGTCATCGGCGCGACCATTGTCTGCGTGGACGTCGTGGTCATGTGGTTCTTCTTCGCGCTCGCCGCGAAGAGCTTCAAGCGGTTCACGACGAGCGAATCCGGGCAGCGCGTGCTCGGCCGGGTCTTCGGGGTGCTGTTCGTGGGCGTCGGCGTGCTGCTCGCCGTCGTGTGAGACGATGCGGGCCGCGGGGTCCCCTGACCCTATGCTTAGTCGCATGAACTCGCCGGCGAGCCCCTACCGCATCATCACGGTCTGCACGGGGAATATCTGCCGCTCGCCGATGGCCGAGTTCATGCTCGGAGCCGCGCTGCGGATCGCAGGCCTCAGCGAGAGCGCCGTGGTCGATTCCGCCGGCACCACCGCGTGGGAGGTCGGTCGGCCGATCGACCCGCGCGCCGCGCGCGTCCTCGACGGCCATGGACTGCGCAGCCACCAGCACATCGCGCGGCAGTTCGAGCCCGCGTGGTACTTCGAGCGGGAGCTCATCCTCGCCCTCGATGTGGACCACTACGGCCATCTGCGCGAGCACGCCCCCTCGGGCACCGAGGAGAAGGTCCGCATGCTGCGGGAGTTCGACCCCGCCGTCGCGGAACTCGACCACCTCGACCAGGGCATCGAGGACCCGTGGTTCGGCGACCAGAGTGACTTTGAGACGACATGGAAGCTCATCACGGCGGCCGTTCCGGGGATCGTCGCCCACGTGCGGCGCGAGATCGCCGCGTACGGCCTGCCCGCCGACGCGTGACGCCGGTGGCACCGGCACCCACGCCGCGCCGCCCCGCCATCATCGCGGTCGACGGTCGCTCCGGGGCGGGCAAGACATCGCTCGCCGTCGAGGTCGCGGCGGCGTTGCGCGAGCACCGTAGTGTCGCGCTCCTGCACCTCGAGGACCTGTACCCGGGGTGGGACGGGCTCGACGAGGGGATCCGCCGCGGCCTGCAGGTCCTCGAGTGCCTCCGGCGCGGCGAGCCGGCCCGCTGGCGCCCGTGGGACTGGGCCGCGGACGCCGAGGGTGCCGAACGCGTGACCCAGCCCGCCGACGTCGTGCTCCTCGAGGGCGTGGGCGCGAGCGCCGCCCCCCTGCGTGCGCTGATCGACGCGGTGGTCTGGGTGGAAGCGGCAGACGACGAGCGCAAGCGCCGCGCCCTCGCGCGCGACGGCGAGACCTACGCGCCGCACTGGGACCGCTGGGCCGCGCAGGAGGAGGCATGGCTCGCGCACGACGCCGCATCCTCGGCCGCCGCAGTCACCGTCACCTTGGATGGCTCCCGCCCGGGCGACGCCGGGGCCGAGCTCACCGCCGCCCTGGTCATCAATGCGCTCGCGGACCTGCCGTCCCTCCGCGACCTCCTCGCCCCCGAGCGGTCCGCGCGGGAGTCCGGGGGCGTCGTCGTGCGTCGGATGCCCGCCGTGCCGGACCCGCAGGCGCTCTTCGCCGAGCTGTTCGGCGCCTCGGAACGTGCCGTCTGGCTCGACTCCTCTGATGCCGAAGTCGGGTCGTCAGGGGCCGGAGTCGGGTCCCGCAGCAGGTTCAGCATCATGGCCGACGACGCCGGCCTCCTCGGACGGCACATGGCCCACCGCCGCGGACTGACCGAGGTGGTGCACGGTCCCGGATCGGCGACGCCGGTCTCCGCCCGGTTCGACACGCCCTTCTTCCGCTGGCTCGACGCCGAGTGGGGACACGGCGGGAGCGGAGTGCCTGGCCTCGAGTGCGGCTTCGCCCTCGGCTGGCTCGGGTACCTCGGCTACGAGCTCAAGCGCGAATGCGGGGGCTCCGATGTGGACCCAGGCCTCGCGGACGCCCAGCTGATCTTCGCCGCGCGGGCCGTGGTGCTCGACCACGCGCGAGGCGAGGCATGGCTCCTCGCCCTCGATGCGCCCGACGCCGAAGCCTGGCTCGACGTCGCGGCCGCGGCCGTCCGGCACGCACACGGGGTGACCTCGGGCGCACACGCGGTGACCTCGGGCGTGCATGGGGTGACCTCGGGTCCACACGGGGTGACCTCAGGCGCGCACGGGGTGACCTCGGGTCCACACGGGGTGACCTCAGGCGCGCACGGGGTGACCTCGGGCCCACACGGGGTGACCTCGGCGCATCTGGGGCCGGTGTTCTCGGGACGGGACTCGGCGTCGTCCTACATGGACAAGGTCCGCGCGGCCCTCGCCGAGATCGCCGACGGCAACACCTACGAGGTCTGCCTCACCACGACACTCGAGGCGACAGTCGCCGCAGGCGACAAACCTGCAGGCGACAGCCTTGGAGCCGACACTCACGCGGGCGGCCATCACAGCGGCCAGAGTCAGGACGTCGAGAGTCGCGACCTCGCCCGTCCCAGCGGCGACCGCCCCGCCGTCGTGCCCCTCGACGTCTACGGTGCCCTGCGGCGCCGCAGCCCGGCGCCCTTCGCAGCCTTCGCGCGGTTCGGGGGGCTCGCGATCGCGAGCACGTCGCCGGAGCGCTTCCTCGCCGTGACCGCCGACGGCGATCTCCGCGCCGAGCCGATCAAGGGCACCCGCCGCCGCACCCCGGGCGGAACGGCCGCCGAGGATGCCCTGGCCGATGCGCGCGTGCGCGCCGAGCTCGCGGCGAACCCCAAGGACCGCGCCGAGAACCTCATGATCGTAGACCTGCTGCGCAACGACCTCAGTCACCACGCGGTGCCCGGCTCGGTTGCGGTGTCACGGCTGTTCGCGGTCGAGACGTACGCGACAGTGCACCAACTCGTGAGCACCATCGACGCGCGTCTCCGCCCCGGCGCCTCGCGCGCCGAGGCGATCGCCGCCGCCTTCCCGCCCGGTTCCATGACGGGCGCCCCGAAGATCAGCACGATGGCCATCCTCGACCGCCTCGAGGCCGGCCCGCGCGGGGTCTACTCGGGCGCGATCGGCTACTTCTCGCGCACGGGCGCGGCGGACCTCTCGGTGGTGATCCGCACCCTGGTTATTCAGGAGCACGACGGCGCCGCGCGCCTCACGCTCGGAGTGGGCGGCGCCGTCGTGGCCGACTCGGACCCCTCGGACGAGTACGAGGAGATCCGGACCAAGGCCTTCGCGGTCCTCGGCGCGCTGGGTTCGGAGTTCCCGGGCTGACCGGCGGCGTCGCCAGACAGCCGCGCACCGCCCGAGACCGCACCAGACCGCCCCAGCCCGCGCCTGCGCGGACGGCCGCGAGCGCTACTGAAGCGTCGCCGTCAGCCGGGCGACGTTGTCCACATACCGGGTCAGCATCGGCCGGTTGCGCCACTCGTGCAGGTCGAGGCGTTTGCTCACGTCCCGGTACATGTCCTCGACCTTGCGCATCTGCCCGACGATGACCGAGCCCGGCAGCATGAGCGAGACCTCCATATTGAGCGAGAACGAGCGCATGTCCATGTTGGAGGAACCGAGGACGGCGACGTCGTCGTCGACCGTGAAGTGCTTCGCGTGCAGCACGAACGGTTTCGGGTAGCGGTAGATCTTGACCCCAGCGACGAGGAGTTGCTCGTAGTACGACTGCTGGGCGTGGTGCACAAGGAACTGATCCCCCTGCTCCGAAACGAACAGCTCGACGTCGACACCGCGCTGCGCCGCCGTCGTGACCGCGTAGAGGAGCGAGTCGTCGGGGACGAAGTACGGGCTGCAGATCGAGAGCCGGTGCTGCGCCGAATAGATGAGGGTATTGAAGAGCCGGAGGTTGTTCTCGTTCGCGAAGGCCGGGCCGCTCGGCACTACCTGCGCGGGCTCGTCGCCAGCCTGATCGGCGGCCTCGAGCTGGTCCTCGAGGATCTCGTCCGTCTCCGAGAGCCAGTCAGTGGCGAAGACGATGTTGAGCGTCGTGACGGCCGGACCGTCGATCCGGGCCATGAGCTCAACCCATTTCCGGTTGCCCTTGCGGTGGTAGGTCCGCTCGATGAGGTTCAGCGAGCCCGTGAAGGCGATCTCGCCGTCGACCACCATGATCTTCCGGTGGTTGCGCAGGTCCACCCGCCGCCACTGGCCGCGCACCGGCAGGAGCGGGAGCATGCGGTGCCACTGGATACGGGTCTCCTTGAGCCGCCTCACGAAGCCCCGGTAGCCCTTGACCCGCAGCGACCCGATGTGGTCGTACAGGAACCGGACCTCGACGCCGCGGTCCGCGGCGTCGGCGAGGGCCCTGAACAGCTCGTCGGTGACCTCATCCCAGCCGACGATGTAGAACTCGGCGTTGACGAACCGCTTGGCGCCGCGCACCGCCTCGGTCATCTCTGCGATCGAGTCCTCGTAGCCCGGGATGAGGCGCACCGTGTTGCCGTTGACCATCGGCAGGGACCCGAGGCCGCGGTTGAGCTCCGCGGCGGACTGGAGCCAGTCGGGACCCTCGAAGGCCGTGTCGACGTCATGCGAGTCGGCGAGCGCCGCACGGACGCGCGCGTTGACCTGCTGCTGCTGCTCGCGGCGCTTGCCGGAGACCCGGAAGTTGCCGAACATGAGGAACAGCAGCAGCCCGATGGTGGGCACGAAGAAGATCGCAAGGAGCCACGCCATCGCCGTCGTGGGCCGCCGGTTGCCGGGGATGATGCCCAGCACCGCCACGCGGATCACGAGATCGACCGCCGCCAGCAGCAGCGTGACCCAGTCCGGCAGGAACCCCACGAGGGGGAACTGGAACACCATAGGCACAGCCTAAGCTGTCCCCATGACTCAGACCGTTCTCGTGTTCCTCGACCGCGCGTTGCCCGACGGACGCATCGAGGACGCCACCAAGCCACAGCTGTTCGCCACCGATCTCGGTGCGACGCGCGGCGACGGGGTGTTCGAGACGGCACTCGTGCTGGACGGCCACGTCCGCAAGCTGCCCGCACACCTGCACCGCATGACCCACAGCGCCGCGCTGCTCGATCTGGACATCCCGGACCACACGGTCTGGGAACGGGCCATCGTCACCGCGCTCGACGAATACCAGCGCGTGGTGGGGCCCCTCACCGAGGTGGTCGTGAAGCTCGTGGTGACGCGCGGCGTCGAGGGAGCGCACGAGCCGACGTGCTGGGTCGCCGCGTCCGCGCCAGCGCCGGCGGCGAAGCGCCAGCGCGAGGAAGGCATCGATGTGCTCCTCCTGGATCGGGGCTACGACTCCGACGTCGCGGAGCGCGCCCCGTGGCTGCTCCTGGGCGCCAAGACCCTCTCCTACGCCGTGAACATGGCCGCGCTGCGTTACGCGCATGCACACGGCGCCGACGACATCATCTTCACGTCCACCGATGGGCAAGTCCTCGAGGGGCCCACCTCGACCGTGCTGCTCGCCCACGCTGAGAAGGACGACGCCGGCCGGGTCACCCTCAAGAGGCTTGTCACCCCGCGCCTGGACTCGGGGATCCTCCCGGGCACCTCCCAGGGTGCGCTGTTCGCGGCGGCGAAGGACGCCGGATGGGAGCTCGGGTATGGGCCGCTCGTTCCGGAGGACCTGTTCGACGCCGACGCCGTGTGGCTCATCTCCTCCGTGCGGCTGCTCACCCCCGTGAACCACCTCGACGGCAAGCCCATCGGCTCCGACCCGGACCTCTCCAAGGCCCTGACCGAGGAGCTCGCGGCCCTGTTCGACGCGATCCATTGACGCGAGATCGGGTCCCGTAACGCCGAAGTCACCCCATGTGGGCGCGAGATCACCCCGTGTGGGCGCGACGTAGGGCCCCCTGACGCCGAAGTCACCCCGTGTGGGCGTGAGATCACCCCGTGTGAGCGCGAGGTCACCCCGTGTGAGCGTGAGATCACCCCGTGTGAGCGTGAGATCACCCCGTGTGGACGCGAGGTCACCCCGTGTGAGCGCGACGTCGGGCCATAGGCGCATATCTACCATCGAGCGCGCACCTTTTCGGCGACCGGCTCCGCCCGAAGTTCCTTTGTTGCCCCCAGGTGCCGCTTTCGCTCGACCCCCTCGACCGGAAGTTCCTGTCTCGCGGAGCAGTTCGCCGGGAGCGCGCTTCGGAGCGAAATAGGAACTGCGGAGTCGAGAAGTTCATTTTCCACCGGCGCCGGCCCCGCAGTTGCCCGTCATTACCCAACCTCGCGCCCACACGGGGTGACCTCGTGCTCACACGGGGTGACCTCGCGCCCACACGGGGTGACCTCGCGCCCACACGGGGTGACCTCGGCGCGCCAGCTCTGGAAATTAGTTGGAAGTCCGAGTATCTTCGATCTCAGATGACCGGCATCACATTCCACCCCAAGCAAAGGAGCTTGCCATGGTCCGCGACCTCTCGCACTACATCGGCGGCGCACGCGTCGACGGCACATCCGGGCGTTACAGCGACGTCTACAACCCCTGCACGGGCGAGGTCCAGGCCCGCGTCCCGCTCGCGAGCACGGATGAGGTCAGCGAGGCCGTCGCCAACGCCGAGAAGGGTCAGGCCGAGTGGGGCGCCATGAACCCGCAGCGCCGCGGCCGGATCCTCCTGAAGTTCGTGGACCTCGCCAACGAGCACATGGATGAGCTCGCTGAGCTCCTCTCCTCCGAGCACGGCAAGACGTTCGCGGACGCCAAGGGCGATGTCCAGCGCGGCCTCGAGGTTGTCGAGTTCTCGGCCGGCGCCGCCCCGCACCTGCTCAAGGGCGAGTTCTCCGACAGCGTCGGTACGGGCATCGACGTGCACTCGCTGCGCAAGCCGCTCGGCGTCGTCGCCGGCATCAGCCCCTTCAACTTCCCCGCGATGATTCCGCTGTGGCAGGCGGGCCCCGCGCTCGCGGCCGGCAATGCGTTCATCTGCAAGCCGAGCGAACGGGACCCCTCGGTCCCCCTCCGCCTCGCCGAGCTGCTCACCGAGGCCGGTCTCCCCGACGGCGTCTTCAACGTGGTCAACGGCGACAAGGAGGCCGTGGATGCGCTCCTGACGCACCCCCGCGTCCAGGCCATCGGCTTCGTCGGATCCACCCCGATCGCCCAGTACATCTACTCGACCGCCGCGGCGCACGGCAAGCGCGCGCAGTGCTTCGGCGGCGCGAAGAACCACATGGTGATCCTCCCGGACGCAGACCTGGACATGGCCGCGGATGCGCTCATCGGCGCGGGCTTCGGCTCCGCCGGCGAGCGCTGCATGGCCATCTCGGTAGCCGTCCCGGTTGGCGAGGAAACGGCGGACGCCCTCGTCGGCAAGCTCCAGGAGCGCATCAAGGACCTGCGGGTCGGCGCGAGCATGGACAAGGACGCGGACTTCGGGCCGGTCGTCGCCGCGTCGGCCAAGGAGCGGATCGAAGGCTACATCGCCCAGGGCGTCGAGGAGGGCGCGGACCTGCTCGTGGACGGTCGCGGCCACACGGTCGAGGGCTACGAGGGCGGCTTCTGGGTGGGCCCCACGCTCTTCGACCGCGTCACGAAGGACATGACGATCTACCAGCACGAGATCTTCGGCCCGGTCCTGAGCGTCGTGCGCGCCACGGACTACGACGAGGCCCTGCGACTGTGCAGCGAGCACGAGTTCGGCAACGGCGTCGCGATCTTCACGCGTGACGGAGACGCCGCCCGCGACTTCGCGAGCCGCGTCGAGGTCGGCATGGTCGGGGTCAACGTGCCGATCCCGGTGCCGATCGCCTACTACACGTTCGGCGGCTGGAAGGCCTCCGGATTCGGCGACCTCAACCAGCACGGCCCCGATGCGTTCCGGTTCTTCACGAAGACCAAGACGGTCACGTCCCGCTGGCCGTCCGGCGTCCGCCAGGGCGCGAGCTTCGTCATGCCGGCGGGCAGCTGAATGGCGGCTGAAGCCGACGCGTCCGCGACCGTCCAGGCCACCGCGGAAGTCCTCTTCGAGCGGCGCGGCCGGCTCGGCGTCGTCGTGCTCAACCGCCCGCGCGCCGTCAACGCGCTCACCCACGGCATGGTCACGGCGATGCTCGCGCAGCTCACGGAATGGGCCGAGGACGACGCCGTGCAGACGGTCCTCGTGCGCGGCGCCGGCGAGCGCGGGCTGTGCGCCGGCGGGGACATCGTGGCGATCTACCGGGACATGGTCGACGGCGGCGACGCGAGCGCGCGCTTCTGGGCCACCGAGTACCGGCTCAACTCGCTCATCAGCCGCTACCCGAAGCCCTACGTCGCGTTCATGGACGGCCTCGTGCTCGGCGGCGGCGTGGGGGTCTCGGCCCACGGTTCGCACCGGGTGGTCACCGAGCGCACCCGCACTGGTATGCCGGAGACCACGATCGGGTTCGTGCCAGACGTCGGCGGCACGCTCCTGCTCGCGTACGCGCCGGGCGAGGCGGGCACCCATGCCGCGCTCACGGGCGCACACCTCGATGGCGCGGACGCGCTGCACCTCGGCCTCGCGGACTTCTTCGTCCCGAGCGACCGGCTGGACGAACTCGCCACGGCGCTCGAGACGGAGCGGGCGGACGACGCCGTTGCCCGGCTCGCGCGGCAGGCACCCCTTTCCGCGCTCGCGGCACAGCGCGGGTGGGTCGATGAGGCCTACGCGTCAGACGACGCCGAGGAGATCGTGCGCCGCCTGCGGGCCTCGGAGCTCTCCGTGGCCCGCGAGGCCGCCGACACAATCGAGTCCAAGTCACCCACCTCGGTCAAGGTGACGCTCGAGGCGCTGCGGCGCGCACGGGCCCGCGGCCCGATCGCCCTGGCCCTCGAGGAGGCCCTCGACGAGGAGTACCGGATAGGGCTGCGCCTCCTCGCCGGGCACGACTTCCGCGAGGGCATCCGCGCCCAGGTCATCGACAAGGACCGGAACCCGCGCTGGGAGCCGGCCACGCTCGCCGGCGTGACGCGCGAGCAGGTCGAGACCTGCTTCGCGCCGCTCGGCGAGCGCGAACTGGGCCTCGCCGCGGCGGTCGCTGCCCGGTGAGCGCAGACCCGGGCATTGAGCCCGCAGGACGTTCACACCCGCATCAGGAGACTGAAGGAGACACCATGACCGACCCCTCCGCCGCAGGCACCATCGCGTTCCTCGGCCTTGGCCACATGGGCGGGCCGATGGCGGCGAACCTCATCAAGGCCGGCTACAGCGTCATCGGGTACGACCCGGTCCCCGCCGCCGTCGAGGCCGCACAGGCGCACGGGATCCCGCTCGCCGGGACCGCAGCCGAGGCCGCGGCTGGCGCCGCCGTGGTCCTGACGATGCTGCCGAGCGGCCGCCACGTCCTGGACGCGTACCGCGGCATCGGCGGCGAGGCTGGCCTGCTCGCGGTGGCCGGGCCCAACACGCTGTTCCTCGACTGCTCCACGATCAACGTGACCGAAGCTCAGGAGGCTGCCGCGGCGGCCATCGCGGCGGGCCACCGCTCGGTGGACGCGCCCGTCTCGGGCGGCGTGGTCGGAGCCGAGGCCGCGACGCTCACGTTCATGGTGGGCGGCGAGGCCGAGGACTTCGACTCCGTCCGCCCGGTCCTCGAGGCCATGGGCAAGCGCGTGGTGCACTGCGGCGCCCACGGCCTCGGCCAGGCGGCCAAGGTCTGCAACAACATGATCCTGGGCGTATCAATGATCGCGGTGAGCGAGGCGTTCGTGCTCGGCGAGAAGCTCGGACTCACCCACGAGGCCCTGTTCGACGTCGCGGCCCACGCCTCCGGCCAGTGCTGGGCCCTCACGACCAACTGCCCGGTTCCCGGCCCGGTGCCCACGAGCCCGGCCAACCGGGACTACCAGCCCGGGTTCGCCGGTGCGCTCATGGCCAAGGACCTCCGACTGGCCGTCAACGCGGTCGAGCACACGGGCGTCGCGGCGGAGATGGGTCCGCTCGCCTCGAGGATCTACGACTCGTTCGTGGAGCACGGCGGGGCAGGGACGGACTTCTCCGGCGTCATCAACACCATCCGGGAGCAGTCGGACCACTAGCCCCAGCAGTAACCCCCTCCCCCTCCCCCTCCCCACGTTGAGGGGTCACGTCCCCGTTGAGGGGTCACATCTCTAATTCTTGAGGCCTGCTCTTTAGAGAAGTGACCCCTCATTTGGGAAGTGACCCCTCAACTGAAGGTCACGCGAAGTCCCCGGCCGCACGGCGGAAGTCGCTGAGGATGCGGATGAGGTCCTCGACGTCGCCGCCGGTGAACCCGGACCGGGCAAAGACCTCGGCGTTGAGCCGCGCGGTCGCCTCCTTGGCCACCGCGCGGCCGTCGGGGGTGAGCTCGATGAGCGTGGTCCGCCCGTCCGTGGGATGCGGTGTCCGCGCGACGTACCCGGCCTGGGCTAGCCGGTCGACGGCGTTGGTCACCGACGTGGGGTGCACCTGGAGGAGCGCGCTGGCCCGGTTCATGGGCAACGCCCCCGTGCGGGCAAAGCTCAGGAGCGCGAGCATCTCGTAGCGTGCGAACGTGAGCCCGAGTGGTCTGAGCACGTCCTCGATGCGCGCGGTGAGGATCTGCTGCGTGCGCATGATCGCCGTGATGGCGGCCATGGGCGCCGCGACGTCCCCCCACCCGTGCCGCTCCCAGTTGCGCTGGGCATCGGCAATCGGGTCGCGGGGAAGCGGGGCGCCCATGGTCCTCCTCTCCTGACGTGTCTGACGTGTCTGCCGCGCTGACTAGTCTTTCGTTGTGCTGACTAGTCTTTCAGAGACGGGAAGTCACTCTCGCCATATTCGATCCCGAATCCGCTCGCGAGCTCCACGGCCCGACCCTCCGAGCCTCCGTGCCGTGCCTCCTCACTGTGCCGCAGCTCGACGCGCCGGATCTTGCCCGAGATCGTCTTGGGCAGCTCAGCGAACTCGATGCGGCGGATGCGCTTGAACGGCGCCAGCTGCGCCCGGCAGAAGCGCAGGATCTCCTCCGCGACCGCAGGCCCCGGCTCGTACCCGCCCGCGAGCACCACGAAGGCCTTCGGGACGGAGAGCCGCACCTCATCCGGGGAGGGCACGACGGCGGCCTCGGCCACCGCGGGGTGCTCGATCAGCACGCTCTCGAGCTCGAACGGTGAGAGCCGGTAGTCCGAGGACTTGAAGACGTCGTCGCCGCGGCCCACATAGGTGATGACGCCATCGGCATCCCGCGTCGCCATGTCGCCCGTGTGGTAGTAGCCGCCGCGGAACGCGTCCGCGGTCTTCTCTGGGTCCCCGTAGTAGCCCTTCATGAGCCCCACAGGCCGGGGGTCGAGGCGCAGGCACAGCTCGCCGTCGTCCGACTCGTCGCCTGTCGTGGGGTCCACGAGCACGACGTCGTAGCCGGGGAGCGGACGTCCCATTGCACCGGCGGTGACGGGCTGGCCAGGCGTGTTGGCGACCTGGACGGTGGTCTCGGTCTGCCCGAAGCCGTCGCGGATCGTCACGCCCCAGGCCTTCTCCACCTGGCCGATAACCTCGGCGTTGAGCGGCTCGCCGGCCGAGACGACCTTGCGCGGCGGAGCCGTGAGCTGGGTCAGGTCGGACTGGATGAGCATCCGCCACACCGTGGGCGGGGCGCAGAAGCTCGTGACGCCCTCGGCACCCATCTGGGCCATGAGCGCGGAGGCGTCGAAGCGCTCGTAGTTGTAGATGAACACCGTAGCCTCGGCGATCCACGGTGTGAACACATTGGACCATGCGTGCTTGGCCCACCCGGGCGAGGCCACGTTGAGGTGCACGTCGCCCGGCTCGAGGCCGATCCAGTACATCGTGGAGAGGTGGCCCACGGGGTATGAGGTGTGCGTGTGCTCAACGAGCTTGGCCCGGCTCGTAGTACCGGACGTGAAGTAGAGCAGGAGCGTCTCGTCGGCCTTCGTGGGGGCATCGGGCGTGAAGTCGGTGGCCGAGGCGGCAGAGTCACCGTAGCTGAGGACGCCGTCGTTCGGAACACCCTCGTCGGACGCTCCCAGCGCGGAGTCCGCACCCGGCGTCGTGCTTCCCCCGACGACGATGAGGCGGTAGCCGCCCGGTACGTCGTCGAACTTGTGGGCGTTCGCGGCGCCCACGGTGACCCAGTGCGCGCCGCCGCGCTCCACGCGGTCCTCGAGGTCGCGGCGCCCCATGAGGGTGGTGGTCGGGATCATGACGACGCCGAGCTTGATGCCCGCGAGCATGAGCTCCCACAGCTCCACCTGGTTGCCGAGCATGATGATCATGCGGTCCCCGCGCTGCACGCCCTGCTCCCGCAGCCAGTTGGCGACCTGCGACGAGCGCGCGGAGAGCTCCGCGAAGGTGCGGCGCGTGGAGCTGCCGTCCTGCTCCACGATCACAAGGGCGGCCTGGCTGCCGCGGACTGGATCAGCGCCGAGGGCGTCGAACCAGTCGAGCCCGAAGTTGAACTCATCGAAGCGGGGCCACTCGAACTCGGCGTGGGCGCGGGCATAGTCCGCGCGGAGCTCGAGCAGCCGGTCCCGGGCCGCCCGGAATTCGTCGGTGACAGTCATTGTCTGCCTTTCGTGTCCGCCCCCGGGACGCCCTCGTCCCAGCAGTCGTGCTAGTGATCCGTGTCACGATGAAATATAGTAGGACTTCCTAGGGTTTGAACAGGGAGCCGTTCACGAGACGCCCCGAGATTGACGAAGAGGTCACATGCTTCAGGCACCAGAATCCCTCCTGGCCCCCGCCGCACCGATGGAACCGCCCTTCCCCGACGCCGACCTCATGCACGTCGTCGACCTGCTCTCACCCCGGGAGCGGGCGCGATTCAGCGAGCTGCGGACCGTGCTCCAGCGGGACATCCGCCCGCTCACGCCCGAGTACTGGAACCGCGAGGAGTTCCCGTTCGGCCTCCTGCCCCGGCTCGCCTCCCTCGGCCTCGGCCGGCTCCAGACCGACGGGTCCTCGCGCCTGTTCACGGGGCTCGCGTACATGGAGATGGCCCGGGCCGATGTCTCCCTGTCCGCCCTGGTGGGGATCCACAACGAGCTCATCGTGGGCATGATCAACGATCTCGGTTCGCCTGAGCAGAAGGCCCGGTGGCTGCCGGGCCTTCAGTCCCTCACCGAGCTCGGCGCGTTCGCGCTCACCGAGCCCGAGCACGGCTCGGACATCGCTGGCGGCCTCGCCACGACGGCGACGCACGACGGCGCGGG
Protein-coding sequences here:
- a CDS encoding MarR family winged helix-turn-helix transcriptional regulator → MGAPLPRDPIADAQRNWERHGWGDVAAPMAAITAIMRTQQILTARIEDVLRPLGLTFARYEMLALLSFARTGALPMNRASALLQVHPTSVTNAVDRLAQAGYVARTPHPTDGRTTLIELTPDGRAVAKEATARLNAEVFARSGFTGGDVEDLIRILSDFRRAAGDFA
- the mmsB gene encoding 3-hydroxyisobutyrate dehydrogenase, yielding MTDPSAAGTIAFLGLGHMGGPMAANLIKAGYSVIGYDPVPAAVEAAQAHGIPLAGTAAEAAAGAAVVLTMLPSGRHVLDAYRGIGGEAGLLAVAGPNTLFLDCSTINVTEAQEAAAAAIAAGHRSVDAPVSGGVVGAEAATLTFMVGGEAEDFDSVRPVLEAMGKRVVHCGAHGLGQAAKVCNNMILGVSMIAVSEAFVLGEKLGLTHEALFDVAAHASGQCWALTTNCPVPGPVPTSPANRDYQPGFAGALMAKDLRLAVNAVEHTGVAAEMGPLASRIYDSFVEHGGAGTDFSGVINTIREQSDH
- a CDS encoding AMP-binding protein, with protein sequence MTVTDEFRAARDRLLELRADYARAHAEFEWPRFDEFNFGLDWFDALGADPVRGSQAALVIVEQDGSSTRRTFAELSARSSQVANWLREQGVQRGDRMIIMLGNQVELWELMLAGIKLGVVMIPTTTLMGRRDLEDRVERGGAHWVTVGAANAHKFDDVPGGYRLIVVGGSTTPGADSALGASDEGVPNDGVLSYGDSAASATDFTPDAPTKADETLLLYFTSGTTSRAKLVEHTHTSYPVGHLSTMYWIGLEPGDVHLNVASPGWAKHAWSNVFTPWIAEATVFIYNYERFDASALMAQMGAEGVTSFCAPPTVWRMLIQSDLTQLTAPPRKVVSAGEPLNAEVIGQVEKAWGVTIRDGFGQTETTVQVANTPGQPVTAGAMGRPLPGYDVVLVDPTTGDESDDGELCLRLDPRPVGLMKGYYGDPEKTADAFRGGYYHTGDMATRDADGVITYVGRGDDVFKSSDYRLSPFELESVLIEHPAVAEAAVVPSPDEVRLSVPKAFVVLAGGYEPGPAVAEEILRFCRAQLAPFKRIRRIEFAELPKTISGKIRRVELRHSEEARHGGSEGRAVELASGFGIEYGESDFPSLKD